The Gemmata palustris genome includes a region encoding these proteins:
- a CDS encoding DUF1553 domain-containing protein, which produces MHFSTSRRAALLMMVFAAVAYATFALGAPGAQPKDKEKVDPDHVAKMAKGTDLFKASVRAVLQAKCVKCHSGERLEGGFDMNTRELAMKGGERGPALVPGDHKKSLLYQLTAHQKEPHMPHERAKLADADIAKIAEWIDLGAPYDKPFVTIDETAWTKKVTPAEGKKHWAYQPLLKDIKNPKPDAKNPIDGFILAKLEAAGIKPNPATDKRTLIRRVYLGLIGLPPTPEQVDAFLKDETPQAYAKVIDGLLSSPHFGEKQARHWLDLVRFAESHGFEHDYDRPTAYHYRDFVIKALNADLPFDSFAKWQIAGDEIAPNDPLAMMATGYLAAGVHSTQITKNEVEKHRYDELDDMLANVGTTFLGLTVGCARCHDHKFDAIPARDYYRMLAAFTTTVRTEVDLDLDPKGHAKAKAVFDVDHKRFTDALAKFENEQLPSRFALWEKEKNGKPVPADTWVLPKITANKSAGGATLATQPDGSVLISGKNPTTETLTFEVITTLESIKSLRLEALAHSSLVKNGPGRATNGNFALSDIRVLAEALEQKESQPAVRVKLTNPRATFEQKGLGIAHAIDDNVTTAWAVDPQFGKDHAAAFAFEKPVGFPGGTKLTITLAFNNNTGHGIGRPRISLSASEKPDLASTATSETVRAALAVSADKRTPEQIAAVLAWYAPQDAEFQKLQKAERDHLATAPKPNKVKALVSSEGLPAIRLHTQGDDYLKETHFLRRGDPAQKSGVASVAFLQTLMPDAEAQTKWVKPAPTGSRLSYQRTAFANWMTDAEGGAGHLVARVIVNRLWAQHFGRGLVTTTSDFGVRGESPSHPELLDYLAGELIRNNWKLKPIHKLIVTSAAYQQSSARDEEKARLDPENKFVWRQPVRRLQAEVIRDSILAVGGRLNTTMYGPGTLSEESPRRSIYFTMKRSKLIPSLVVFDAPDGTTGVGDRPSTTVAPQSLHLMNNPHVRAAAYGLAKRATADSKANDTDAVTLAYKLALCREPTRDELADATAFLKGHTGTARETAMTDLCQVLFCLNEFLYVE; this is translated from the coding sequence ATGCACTTTTCGACCTCTCGCCGTGCCGCACTGCTCATGATGGTGTTCGCTGCGGTCGCTTACGCGACATTTGCTCTGGGGGCTCCCGGCGCGCAACCGAAAGACAAAGAGAAGGTCGATCCCGACCACGTCGCGAAGATGGCGAAGGGGACGGATCTCTTCAAAGCGAGCGTGCGCGCCGTGCTCCAGGCAAAGTGCGTGAAGTGTCACAGCGGGGAGCGCTTAGAAGGCGGGTTCGACATGAACACCCGCGAACTCGCGATGAAGGGCGGCGAGCGCGGGCCGGCACTCGTGCCCGGCGATCACAAGAAGAGCCTCCTGTACCAGCTCACGGCCCACCAAAAAGAGCCGCACATGCCCCACGAGCGGGCCAAGCTCGCGGACGCAGACATCGCCAAAATCGCCGAGTGGATCGACTTGGGCGCGCCCTACGACAAGCCGTTTGTCACGATCGATGAGACCGCGTGGACCAAGAAGGTCACGCCCGCGGAGGGGAAGAAGCACTGGGCCTATCAACCGCTTCTGAAGGACATCAAGAACCCGAAACCGGACGCAAAGAACCCAATCGACGGGTTCATACTGGCGAAGCTCGAAGCCGCCGGCATCAAGCCGAACCCCGCGACCGACAAGCGAACACTCATTCGCCGCGTTTATCTTGGCCTCATCGGGTTGCCGCCGACGCCGGAACAGGTCGATGCGTTCCTGAAGGACGAAACGCCCCAAGCTTACGCGAAAGTAATCGACGGACTACTCTCATCACCGCACTTCGGCGAAAAGCAGGCGCGCCACTGGCTCGACCTCGTGCGGTTCGCCGAGAGCCACGGCTTCGAGCACGACTACGACCGCCCCACCGCGTACCACTACCGCGACTTCGTGATTAAGGCACTGAACGCCGATTTGCCGTTCGACTCGTTCGCGAAGTGGCAGATTGCGGGGGACGAGATCGCCCCGAACGATCCGCTCGCGATGATGGCGACCGGCTACCTTGCGGCCGGGGTTCACAGCACGCAGATCACGAAAAACGAGGTCGAAAAGCACCGGTACGACGAACTCGACGACATGCTCGCGAACGTCGGCACCACGTTTCTGGGCCTCACGGTGGGCTGTGCCCGGTGCCACGACCACAAGTTCGACGCGATCCCCGCACGCGACTACTACCGGATGCTCGCGGCGTTCACCACGACCGTCCGCACGGAAGTAGATCTCGACCTCGATCCAAAGGGCCACGCGAAGGCAAAGGCGGTGTTTGATGTGGACCACAAACGGTTCACGGATGCGCTCGCGAAGTTTGAGAACGAACAACTACCGTCGCGGTTCGCGCTGTGGGAGAAGGAAAAGAATGGCAAGCCGGTCCCCGCGGACACCTGGGTGCTGCCGAAGATCACGGCGAACAAGTCCGCGGGCGGTGCCACCCTCGCCACACAACCCGATGGAAGCGTGCTGATTTCTGGGAAGAACCCCACCACGGAAACGCTCACGTTTGAAGTGATTACCACCCTGGAGAGCATCAAATCACTGCGGCTCGAAGCGCTCGCCCACTCGTCGCTCGTGAAGAACGGGCCGGGGCGAGCCACGAACGGCAACTTCGCGCTGTCTGATATCCGCGTACTCGCGGAGGCGCTCGAACAGAAGGAATCGCAACCAGCGGTTCGCGTGAAGCTCACCAACCCCCGTGCCACCTTCGAGCAGAAGGGCCTCGGAATCGCGCACGCAATCGACGACAACGTGACAACCGCGTGGGCCGTTGATCCGCAGTTCGGCAAGGATCACGCCGCGGCGTTCGCGTTCGAGAAACCGGTCGGGTTCCCGGGCGGAACGAAGCTCACGATCACGCTGGCCTTCAATAACAACACGGGCCACGGCATCGGGCGGCCCCGCATCAGTTTGAGCGCGAGCGAGAAGCCCGACCTCGCTAGCACTGCGACGAGCGAAACTGTTCGCGCGGCACTCGCAGTCTCCGCGGACAAGCGAACGCCCGAGCAAATTGCAGCCGTCTTAGCGTGGTACGCACCTCAAGACGCGGAGTTCCAGAAGCTCCAAAAGGCCGAACGCGACCACCTCGCGACCGCGCCGAAACCCAACAAGGTCAAAGCGCTCGTATCGAGCGAGGGCCTCCCGGCGATCCGGCTCCACACTCAGGGCGACGACTACCTGAAGGAAACGCACTTCCTGCGCCGCGGTGACCCGGCCCAGAAGTCTGGGGTCGCGTCGGTCGCGTTCCTGCAAACGCTGATGCCCGACGCAGAAGCACAAACCAAGTGGGTGAAGCCCGCGCCCACGGGATCACGCCTCAGCTACCAGCGCACCGCGTTCGCGAACTGGATGACGGATGCGGAAGGCGGCGCCGGGCACCTCGTCGCCCGGGTGATTGTGAACCGGCTCTGGGCGCAACACTTCGGTAGGGGGCTGGTGACCACGACGAGCGACTTCGGCGTCCGCGGAGAATCACCCAGCCACCCGGAACTCCTCGACTACCTCGCAGGCGAACTCATCCGCAATAACTGGAAGCTGAAGCCGATTCACAAACTGATCGTGACGAGCGCTGCTTATCAGCAAAGTTCCGCACGCGACGAAGAAAAGGCGCGCCTCGACCCGGAGAACAAGTTCGTGTGGCGCCAGCCGGTGCGCCGACTGCAGGCTGAGGTGATTCGCGACAGCATCCTGGCCGTCGGTGGCCGACTGAACACGACCATGTACGGCCCCGGCACGCTGAGCGAAGAAAGCCCGCGGCGCAGCATCTACTTCACCATGAAACGGAGCAAGCTGATCCCGTCACTGGTCGTGTTCGATGCACCCGACGGCACGACGGGTGTGGGCGATCGACCGAGTACAACGGTCGCGCCGCAATCCCTGCACCTGATGAACAACCCGCACGTGCGTGCGGCGGCCTACGGCTTGGCCAAGCGCGCAACGGCCGACAGCAAAGCTAACGATACCGACGCGGTCACACTGGCGTACAAGCTCGCGCTGTGTCGCGAACCGACCAGGGACGAACTCGCCGACGCGACCGCGTTCCTGAAGGGCCACACGGGAACCGCCCGCGAAACCGCAATGACCGATCTGTGCCAGGTGCTCTTCTGTCTGAACGAGTTCCTGTATGTGGAGTGA
- a CDS encoding DUF1501 domain-containing protein: MLDLPRWFAPPQAAYPSRRSFLSRAGGGFGMLALADLLRAEEKPAARAEDPLAAKKPHFEAKAKSVIWLFMNGGPSQVDTWDYKPELEKRDGQELKGFDPNTGFFTGQVGPLMKSPFKFAKHGQCGKMVSDLFPHMAKHVDKMAFIHSLWSDSNNHSPALFKMNTGMARMGFPCVGSWVTYGMGSESRNLPAFCVMYDTLGRGIPKGHSLNWGAGFLPTVYQGTAFKPQGDPIDNLTRPTDITSERQRSQLDLLAKLNQKGMDKHPGEPDWTARVESYELAYRMQMAAPDALDLSKETEETKKLYGIDNPKATHFAKQCLIARRLVEKGVRFVQIYSGGMENDLSWDGHNDIAKNHGGFAKETDQPIAALLEDLARKGLLDSTLVIWGGEFGRLPIVQKGNNGRDHNPHAITYWMAGGGVKGGTSYGASDEIGFKAAENRVSVNDFHATVLHLMGLDHKKLTYRHNGRDFRLTDVAGTVVKDILA; the protein is encoded by the coding sequence ATGCTCGACCTCCCACGCTGGTTCGCGCCCCCGCAAGCCGCGTACCCCTCCCGGCGCTCGTTTCTGAGCCGCGCTGGAGGCGGGTTTGGAATGCTCGCGCTCGCCGATCTTCTGCGCGCTGAAGAAAAGCCCGCGGCCCGCGCCGAAGACCCGCTCGCGGCCAAGAAGCCGCATTTCGAGGCGAAGGCCAAGTCCGTCATCTGGTTGTTCATGAACGGCGGGCCGTCGCAGGTGGACACCTGGGACTACAAGCCCGAACTCGAAAAGCGCGACGGCCAGGAACTGAAGGGGTTCGACCCGAACACCGGGTTCTTCACCGGTCAGGTCGGGCCGCTCATGAAGTCGCCGTTCAAGTTCGCGAAGCACGGGCAGTGCGGGAAGATGGTCAGTGATTTGTTCCCGCACATGGCCAAGCACGTGGACAAAATGGCGTTCATTCACTCGCTCTGGAGCGACTCGAACAACCACTCCCCGGCGCTGTTCAAGATGAACACCGGCATGGCGCGCATGGGGTTCCCGTGCGTCGGGAGCTGGGTCACCTACGGTATGGGCAGTGAGAGCCGCAACCTGCCGGCGTTCTGCGTGATGTACGACACGCTCGGGCGCGGCATCCCGAAGGGGCACTCGCTGAACTGGGGCGCGGGCTTCTTACCCACCGTGTACCAGGGCACCGCGTTCAAGCCGCAGGGCGACCCGATCGACAACCTCACGCGCCCGACCGATATCACCTCCGAGCGCCAGCGCAGCCAACTCGACCTGCTCGCGAAGCTGAACCAGAAGGGCATGGACAAGCACCCCGGTGAACCCGACTGGACCGCGCGCGTCGAGTCCTACGAACTCGCGTACCGAATGCAGATGGCCGCACCGGACGCACTCGATCTCTCGAAGGAAACAGAGGAGACGAAGAAGCTCTACGGCATCGACAACCCGAAGGCGACGCACTTCGCGAAGCAGTGCCTCATCGCCCGACGGTTGGTGGAGAAGGGCGTCCGCTTCGTGCAGATTTACAGCGGCGGCATGGAGAACGACCTGAGTTGGGACGGGCACAACGACATCGCGAAGAACCACGGCGGGTTCGCAAAAGAAACCGACCAGCCCATCGCGGCGCTACTCGAAGACCTCGCGCGCAAGGGACTGCTCGACAGCACGCTGGTCATCTGGGGCGGCGAGTTCGGGCGGCTTCCCATTGTCCAGAAGGGCAACAACGGCCGCGACCACAACCCGCACGCGATCACGTACTGGATGGCCGGCGGGGGAGTGAAGGGCGGAACGAGTTACGGTGCGAGCGACGAGATCGGCTTCAAGGCCGCGGAGAACCGCGTGAGCGTCAACGACTTCCACGCGACCGTGCTTCACCTGATGGGGCTCGATCACAAGAAGTTGACGTACCGCCACAACGGTCGCGACTTCCGGCTCACCGACGTAGCCGGCACCGTGGTGAAGGACATCTTGGCTTAG
- a CDS encoding acyl-CoA desaturase: protein MPRPPVGWYARLRAVPFILLHVAAVVTPFFVPITWEAVGLGLLFYVVRMFGITGVYHRYFAHRAYKTSRWFQFVLAWIGCAAMQKGPLWWAGHHRHHHKHSDQEDDPHSPIVRTVWWAHVGWVISGRFRDAPAMKDFERYPELRVLDTFFTWVPGLALAVLCYALADWSGVVWSFLVGTVLLYHATFLVNSACHLFGTRRYETTDQSKNCWWAALLTMGEGWHNNHHHYQSCARQGFKWWEIDMSYYIIRALGVVGLVWDIREPTEKALNSKVLEPEEATEELAADQRR, encoded by the coding sequence TTGCCGCGCCCACCGGTCGGCTGGTACGCACGCTTGCGGGCCGTCCCGTTCATCTTGCTGCACGTCGCGGCGGTGGTGACGCCGTTCTTCGTGCCGATCACCTGGGAAGCCGTGGGATTGGGGCTGCTGTTCTACGTCGTGCGGATGTTCGGCATCACGGGCGTGTACCACCGGTACTTCGCGCACCGCGCTTACAAAACGAGTCGGTGGTTCCAGTTCGTGCTCGCGTGGATCGGCTGCGCCGCGATGCAGAAGGGGCCGCTCTGGTGGGCCGGGCACCACCGGCACCACCACAAGCACTCCGACCAGGAAGACGATCCGCACTCGCCGATTGTGCGCACGGTCTGGTGGGCGCACGTCGGGTGGGTGATCTCCGGCCGCTTCCGCGACGCTCCCGCGATGAAGGATTTTGAACGGTACCCCGAACTGCGCGTGCTGGACACGTTCTTTACCTGGGTGCCGGGCCTGGCTCTGGCGGTCTTGTGCTACGCCCTCGCCGACTGGAGCGGCGTGGTGTGGAGCTTCCTCGTCGGTACCGTGTTGCTGTACCACGCGACGTTCCTGGTAAACTCCGCGTGCCACCTGTTCGGGACGCGCCGGTACGAAACGACCGACCAGAGCAAGAACTGTTGGTGGGCCGCGCTCCTGACGATGGGCGAGGGCTGGCACAACAACCACCACCACTACCAGAGCTGCGCCCGCCAGGGGTTCAAGTGGTGGGAAATCGACATGAGCTACTACATCATCCGCGCGCTGGGCGTGGTCGGACTGGTGTGGGACATCCGCGAACCAACCGAAAAGGCGCTGAACAGCAAAGTGCTCGAACCCGAAGAGGCAACAGAAGAATTAGCCGCGGATCAACGCAGATGA
- a CDS encoding SRPBCC domain-containing protein: MIHFEGDKIIPLPVAEVAAKLSDAGFLANCVPDAQVSEATPDRAVGKIKPKLSFLTGSLTLDATVTARDSGKSVAYKIDTKTMGASSTVETKLEFKDGEGGGTLIHWTGELVAVTGLLKMVPKGLLEGTAKKVIDDVWTAVAARLTAG, encoded by the coding sequence ATGATTCACTTTGAAGGCGACAAGATCATTCCCCTTCCCGTTGCCGAGGTCGCGGCCAAGCTTTCCGACGCCGGGTTTCTCGCGAACTGTGTACCCGACGCGCAGGTGTCCGAAGCGACCCCGGACCGCGCGGTGGGTAAGATCAAACCGAAGTTATCCTTCCTCACGGGAAGCCTGACACTCGACGCGACCGTAACGGCGCGCGATTCCGGCAAGTCGGTCGCGTACAAGATCGACACGAAGACGATGGGCGCGAGTAGCACCGTGGAGACGAAACTGGAATTCAAGGACGGCGAGGGCGGCGGAACGCTCATCCACTGGACCGGCGAGTTAGTGGCCGTCACCGGACTGCTGAAGATGGTGCCGAAAGGATTACTCGAGGGCACCGCGAAGAAGGTGATTGATGACGTGTGGACCGCGGTCGCGGCGCGCCTGACGGCGGGGTGA
- a CDS encoding ABC transporter permease has translation MRSKVSLALVLARKDWWLFWADRRAAALCFIVPVLLASVFGTIFSRPTSGAATKLPVVVVVEDAGPFTRQVADELLASPRFDAKEVTRSEAESAVTDRKVVAIVLPPGFERLKNWQPGVTTEQPELLLLCHPNATAERQMTQGLVTEAVMKRVTREAFRDVLKDGTDEALAPPFKIETAAVSLHAGAHFNAYAHSFCGMTLQYLLFWGMESGLLLLRERERSVWTRVRAAALPLSCVIAGKALATGFIALLQVLVTFGVGYLAFGVTIDGSVIGFALLAVTACGLAAATGLLVAALGGTEARARNVSILVILGVSMLGGLWVPAFLLPGWARDVSLALPTTWALRGFETATWQAGSFWAVLPSIVAVAGFALALLTMAAVRLKFAELRLRQGKI, from the coding sequence GTGAGGAGCAAGGTATCACTGGCACTGGTGCTCGCCCGCAAGGACTGGTGGCTCTTCTGGGCCGACCGGCGCGCGGCCGCTCTGTGCTTCATCGTGCCGGTGCTGCTCGCGTCCGTATTCGGCACGATCTTCTCCCGCCCGACGTCCGGCGCCGCGACGAAATTGCCCGTTGTCGTGGTGGTCGAAGACGCCGGCCCGTTCACGCGCCAGGTGGCGGACGAGCTCCTCGCGTCCCCGCGATTTGACGCGAAGGAAGTCACTCGCTCGGAAGCGGAATCCGCAGTCACCGACCGCAAGGTCGTGGCGATCGTGCTCCCGCCGGGCTTCGAGCGCCTCAAGAACTGGCAGCCCGGCGTCACGACCGAACAGCCCGAACTCCTTTTGCTCTGCCACCCGAACGCGACCGCCGAGCGGCAGATGACCCAGGGACTCGTTACCGAAGCGGTGATGAAGCGGGTCACGCGCGAGGCGTTCCGCGACGTGCTGAAAGACGGTACCGACGAGGCACTCGCGCCGCCGTTCAAGATCGAAACCGCGGCCGTGTCGCTGCACGCGGGCGCGCACTTCAACGCCTACGCGCACAGCTTCTGCGGAATGACGTTGCAGTACCTGCTGTTCTGGGGCATGGAGAGCGGGCTCCTCTTGCTCCGCGAGCGCGAGCGGAGCGTGTGGACCCGCGTGCGCGCTGCGGCGCTCCCCCTCTCCTGCGTGATTGCGGGTAAAGCACTCGCGACCGGGTTCATCGCGCTGTTGCAGGTGCTGGTCACGTTCGGCGTCGGTTATCTCGCGTTCGGCGTGACGATCGATGGCTCCGTGATCGGCTTCGCGCTCCTGGCCGTGACCGCGTGCGGGCTCGCGGCGGCGACCGGGTTGCTCGTCGCCGCGCTCGGCGGAACCGAGGCGCGTGCGCGGAACGTCAGCATTTTGGTGATCCTCGGCGTGTCGATGCTCGGCGGGTTGTGGGTGCCGGCTTTTCTGCTGCCCGGTTGGGCACGCGACGTGTCGCTGGCGCTCCCGACGACGTGGGCGCTACGCGGATTCGAGACGGCCACCTGGCAAGCCGGGAGTTTTTGGGCCGTGTTGCCCAGCATCGTGGCCGTTGCGGGTTTCGCACTGGCGCTATTAACGATGGCGGCGGTGCGATTGAAGTTCGCGGAACTGCGTCTGCGACAAGGAAAAATCTAG
- a CDS encoding ABC transporter ATP-binding protein, producing the protein MPLPVALSLVDVTVRYGARTAIERVSLDVRRGEIVGLLGPNGSGKSTTLAVAAGVLDPVCGTVTAEGCSRATNPAAFAQYIGLVPQEPAVYDELTAVANLTFFGQLYGLVGHDLRRRVTRALARVKLTDRAQSRVSTFSGGMKQRLNLAAALLHDPPVLLLDEPTASLDPASRDALFADLTRFRDDGHAILLTTHHMDEAEAGCDRIAVLEGGRLVANGPPAELLHTRRTDRAVLYGHLRTRPPKYLERAIRQRLSASAELEITGRRLRLSANTSEQLGETLATLLAEGIELESFRTPAGALERALRSDECGTGERA; encoded by the coding sequence ATGCCGCTGCCGGTGGCCCTCAGCCTCGTTGACGTGACCGTGCGCTACGGTGCGCGCACCGCTATCGAGCGCGTGTCACTCGACGTGCGGCGCGGGGAAATCGTCGGGTTACTCGGCCCAAACGGGTCCGGGAAGAGCACCACGCTCGCGGTCGCCGCGGGGGTACTCGACCCCGTGTGCGGGACCGTCACCGCCGAAGGGTGTTCGCGGGCCACGAACCCGGCTGCGTTCGCGCAGTACATCGGGCTGGTGCCGCAAGAGCCGGCCGTTTACGACGAACTCACTGCCGTGGCCAATCTCACGTTCTTCGGCCAACTGTACGGTCTGGTGGGCCACGACCTGCGCCGGCGAGTGACGCGAGCGCTGGCCCGCGTGAAACTCACCGATCGTGCCCAGAGCCGCGTATCCACATTCTCCGGCGGCATGAAGCAGCGCCTCAACCTCGCTGCGGCGCTGTTACACGACCCGCCCGTGCTGCTCCTCGACGAGCCGACCGCGTCACTCGATCCCGCGAGCCGCGACGCTCTCTTCGCCGACCTCACGCGCTTCCGCGACGACGGCCACGCGATCCTGCTCACCACGCACCACATGGACGAAGCCGAAGCGGGCTGCGACCGCATCGCGGTTTTGGAGGGGGGCCGGCTCGTCGCGAACGGTCCGCCAGCGGAACTGCTCCACACGCGCCGAACCGATCGCGCCGTGCTCTACGGCCACCTCCGCACGCGCCCGCCCAAATACCTCGAACGCGCGATCCGCCAGCGCCTCAGCGCGAGTGCGGAACTGGAGATCACCGGGCGCCGATTGCGGCTCTCGGCGAACACGAGCGAACAGCTCGGCGAAACACTCGCGACACTGCTCGCAGAGGGGATCGAACTGGAATCGTTCCGCACGCCGGCCGGCGCGCTGGAGCGGGCGCTCCGTTCGGACGAGTGCGGAACGGGGGAGCGGGCGTGA
- a CDS encoding POTRA domain-containing protein, with protein MRIRLLLASAGLLGFCGALHAQQPVPQPVPNPGGSLIPSPGLPVPGNPTFPSPTVPPVPREKSVDDLIAELEHLSAQKAELEKKEQELKTLLRKKVQLQTERLQKLGVAPKPAEPDRVGRIILEGTAENDEKKILDMIGIRPGEVLRYPVLEETRTKLEKAGFREVVVEVVPNKQDAQFKDIRVRVEELKR; from the coding sequence GTGCGCATCCGACTGTTACTCGCATCAGCCGGTCTGCTGGGCTTCTGCGGCGCGTTGCACGCGCAGCAGCCGGTCCCGCAGCCCGTCCCCAATCCTGGCGGATCACTGATCCCTTCGCCCGGGCTCCCGGTGCCCGGAAATCCGACGTTCCCTTCACCTACAGTGCCTCCGGTTCCACGAGAGAAATCGGTCGATGACCTGATCGCCGAGTTGGAGCACCTAAGCGCGCAGAAGGCCGAACTGGAGAAAAAAGAACAAGAGCTAAAAACGCTCCTCCGCAAGAAGGTCCAGTTGCAGACCGAGCGTCTTCAGAAGTTGGGCGTCGCGCCGAAGCCCGCAGAGCCGGATCGGGTGGGTCGCATCATCCTTGAGGGGACCGCGGAGAATGATGAGAAGAAAATCCTCGACATGATCGGCATTCGCCCCGGCGAGGTGCTGCGCTACCCCGTGTTGGAAGAGACTCGCACCAAGCTCGAAAAGGCCGGGTTCCGCGAGGTGGTCGTTGAGGTCGTCCCCAACAAACAGGATGCTCAATTCAAGGACATTCGCGTGCGGGTCGAAGAACTCAAGCGCTGA
- a CDS encoding metallopeptidase family protein yields the protein MGMSMKKFAGVVRSAIDSLPNEIKRHLENVVIDVEEEPSDEFLREAGFTDEEIEDGDSLYGYFMPLEGAAASEMLENPNRILIFRNPLEDDFPDPHELRIEIRKTVIHEIAHHFGWSDRDLERFDDNPDPFG from the coding sequence ATGGGCATGAGCATGAAGAAGTTCGCGGGCGTCGTCCGCAGCGCCATTGATTCGCTGCCGAACGAGATCAAGCGGCACCTCGAAAACGTCGTCATCGACGTGGAGGAGGAGCCGTCGGACGAGTTCCTGCGCGAGGCCGGCTTCACGGACGAAGAGATCGAGGACGGCGATTCGCTGTACGGTTACTTCATGCCCCTTGAGGGTGCCGCGGCGAGCGAGATGCTAGAGAACCCGAACCGCATCCTGATCTTCCGCAACCCGCTCGAGGACGATTTCCCCGACCCACACGAGTTGCGCATCGAGATTCGGAAAACGGTCATTCACGAAATCGCCCACCACTTCGGCTGGTCCGATCGCGACCTCGAACGGTTCGACGACAACCCCGACCCGTTCGGGTAA
- a CDS encoding TIGR02996 domain-containing protein: protein MSDRDALVSAICDQPDEDTPRLVFADYLEEHDEAAHAAFIRAQVALARTPPWEPFAVRCKWREPNVLSGRAFRSTLPTLAGVIEWAPAPFRRGFGWWLDVIMASEWDARIAPLFDRAPIGKVTFRVAPLDDWRRVAGSDRLGRLREIAFATSPIEPLFALRDANGVERVTDLHFNRASGAGMPEVIEDLFRSYLGRVVRGLHFHMGYESRDAILDAINTGAPLERLSFSVMGLSADSLHRLFGGPAANALDELHFINEPLANDGLRVLAETLPPGLRDLTLVSVGMRADGLEVFARSDRLTNLRRLKLPGNALTPRAVKVLSLTHSLTALRAIDLSGCHIGDKGVRHITQAKWWHNLVEVVLQRNSLSHVGVKHLLNAPVPPDLTALVLDRDTFGPESRAALVKKFGDAVVFVVPDPFG from the coding sequence ATGTCCGACCGTGACGCGCTCGTGAGCGCCATCTGCGATCAGCCCGATGAGGACACCCCGCGGCTCGTGTTCGCGGACTACCTCGAAGAACACGACGAGGCCGCACACGCTGCGTTCATCCGCGCGCAGGTGGCACTCGCGCGCACGCCACCGTGGGAGCCGTTCGCGGTGCGGTGCAAATGGCGCGAACCGAACGTGCTAAGCGGCCGAGCCTTTCGTTCCACGCTCCCGACGCTCGCGGGGGTCATTGAGTGGGCGCCGGCGCCGTTTCGCCGCGGGTTCGGTTGGTGGCTCGATGTTATCATGGCGTCGGAGTGGGACGCGCGCATCGCCCCGCTGTTCGATCGCGCGCCGATCGGGAAAGTGACTTTTCGGGTGGCCCCCCTCGACGATTGGCGCCGCGTGGCCGGGTCCGATCGGTTGGGCCGTTTGCGGGAAATCGCGTTCGCTACGAGTCCGATCGAGCCGTTGTTCGCGCTGCGCGACGCGAACGGGGTCGAGCGCGTCACCGACCTGCACTTCAACCGCGCGAGTGGCGCCGGGATGCCGGAGGTGATCGAAGACCTGTTCCGCTCGTACCTTGGTCGGGTCGTTCGTGGCCTGCACTTCCACATGGGATACGAATCGCGCGACGCGATCCTCGACGCGATCAATACGGGTGCCCCGCTCGAGCGGCTCTCGTTCTCGGTTATGGGGCTCTCGGCGGATTCCCTGCACCGCTTGTTCGGCGGCCCGGCCGCGAACGCGCTGGACGAACTGCACTTCATCAACGAACCGCTCGCGAACGACGGGCTGCGCGTGTTGGCCGAAACACTTCCCCCCGGGCTCCGCGATCTCACGTTGGTGAGCGTCGGGATGCGCGCGGACGGGTTGGAGGTGTTCGCGCGCAGCGACCGCCTCACGAACCTGCGCCGGCTGAAACTGCCCGGCAACGCGCTCACCCCGCGGGCGGTCAAGGTACTCTCACTGACGCACTCGTTGACCGCGTTGCGCGCGATCGACCTGTCCGGGTGTCACATCGGGGACAAGGGCGTCCGGCACATCACACAGGCGAAGTGGTGGCACAATTTAGTGGAAGTGGTTTTGCAGCGAAACTCACTCTCTCACGTCGGCGTGAAACACCTCCTCAACGCCCCAGTGCCGCCGGACCTCACCGCGCTCGTGCTCGATCGTGACACGTTCGGCCCGGAAAGTCGCGCCGCGCTGGTGAAGAAATTCGGCGACGCGGTCGTGTTCGTTGTGCCCGACCCGTTCGGTTGA